A single window of Nicotiana sylvestris chromosome 5, ASM39365v2, whole genome shotgun sequence DNA harbors:
- the LOC104245043 gene encoding derlin-1-like gives MSSPAEFYKSLPPVSKAYGTACLVLTTACQLGLFDLVDIALLYELVFSHFQVWRLITNFFFLGKFSINFGIRLLVIARYGVQLESGPFQRQTADFLWMMIFGALTLLALSLIPFFRSPFLGISLVFMLLYVWSREFPNANINIYGLVTLKAFYLPWAMLGLDVIFGSLIMPDLLGIIAGHLYYFLTVLHPLATGKKLLKTPIWVHKLVMRLKIGAPTATPAQPDNAGAAFRGRSYRVGEATAYPAQPDRGSGAATTNTVQPDSSSGVAFRGRSYRLGG, from the exons GTTCTATAAATCACTTCCACCTGTAAGCAAGGCGTACGGGACTGCTTGTCTAGTTTTGACAACTGCATGTCAATTGGGACTGTTTGATCTTGTTGATATTGCATTATTGTATGAGCTAGTATTCTCCCATTTTCAG GTATGGAGATTGATcacaaatttcttctttcttgggaagttctcaattaattttggGATTCGCCTCTTAGTGAT AGCAAGATATGGAGTGCAACTGGAGAGTGGACCTTTTCAAAGACAAACAGCAGATTTTCTGTGGATGATGATATTTGGAGCTTTGACATTGTTG GCTTTATCGCTAATCCCCTTCTTCCGCTCCCCATTCTTGGGCATATCACTGGTTTTCATGCTTCTATATGTCTGGAGTAGAGAATTCCCAAACGCTAATATCAACATTTATGGTCTTGTGACTCTAAAG GCTTTTTACTTGCCGTGGGCCATGCTCGGTTTAGATGTTATTTTCGGTTCACTAATTATGCCAGATCTCTTGGGGATCATTGCTGGACATCTCTATTACTTCTTAACCGTGTTGCATCCACTTGCCACGGGGAAGAAATTGTTGAAGACACCAATATGGGT ACATAAGCTGGTTATGCGTTTGAAGATTGGAGCACCTACTGCTACTCCTGCACAACCTGATAATGCCGGTGCAGCTTTCAGAGGGAGATCTTATCGGGTTGGCGAAGCAACAGCTTATCCTGCACAGCCTGATAGGGGTTCTGGTGCAGCAACAACTAACACTGTGCAACCTGATAGCAGTTCTGGTGTAGCATTCAGGGGGAGATCATATCGCCTTGGTGGGTGA
- the LOC138868782 gene encoding uncharacterized mitochondrial protein AtMg00860-like: MVDPKKIEAVQSWLRPSTATEIQSFLGLARYYRRFVEDFSSIAALLTRLTQKGAPFRWFDECNESFQKLKTALITTPVLVLPSASGTYTTYCDASHVAIGCVLMQEDRVIAYALRQSKPHKNYPNHCSCAEELPEPLLMR; this comes from the coding sequence atggtggatccgaagaagattgaggcagttcagagttggctcaGGCCTTCTACCGCTACTGAGATCCAGAGTTTTCTAGGATTGGCCAGGTATTATCGCCGTTTCGTGGAGGATTTTTCATCCATCGCAGCTCTTTTGACTagattgactcaaaagggtgcccCATTTAGGTGGTTTGATGAGTGTaatgagagctttcagaagctcaagactgccttgattacaactccagttctggttttgccTTCAGCATCGGGTACTTATACAacctattgtgatgcttcacatGTTGccattgggtgtgtattgatgcaagaggatagagtgattgcttatgctttgcgACAGTCGAAACCACATAAGAACTACCCAAACCATTGTTCATGCGCCGAAGAACTACCCGAACCATTGCTCATGCGCTAA